In Oncorhynchus clarkii lewisi isolate Uvic-CL-2024 chromosome 16, UVic_Ocla_1.0, whole genome shotgun sequence, one genomic interval encodes:
- the LOC139368675 gene encoding death effector domain-containing protein-like: MTSQQHSLPNANVNPPLLIPQNSLAHPSRPHIHPNQLDSTQSSAAGHPASHTGLMGGVGSSSVGTSSGVAVNRGTLASCTNSASSRTPSSGRFEPWPEEDVDNAYGLYSLHRMFDIVGAQLTHRDVRVLSFLFVDVIDEYERGGIRSGRDFLLALERQGRCDETNFRHVLQLLRIITRHDLLPYVTLRKRQTVCPDPVDKYLEETSVRYVSPRRGGESREAAPHRRTGPQPVICCSPSGTHVGPSRTKPGPPLPSRKRKRAYATGDCREKQTCDIRLRVRAEYCQHESALLGNVFSNKQEALERQFERFNQANTILKSRDLGSIICDIKFSELTYLDAFWRDYINGSLLEALKGVFITDSLKQAVGHEAIKLLVNVDEEDYQAGRRKLLRNLVTGVGAGSAAETAAALGGSRGTPS, from the exons ATGACCTCACAGCAGCATTCCCTCCCCAATGCAAATGTCaaccctcccctcctcatcccccagAACTCATTAGCTCACCCGAGTAGGCCTCACATTCATCCAAACCagctggactctactcagagtAGTGCTGCGGGGCACCCTGCCTCCCACACAGGTCTGATGGGCGGTGTGGGGTCCTCGTCGGTGGGGACCTCCAGCGGAGTTGCAGTGAATAGGGGCACGTTGGCCTCCTGCACTAACTCTGCCTCCTCAAGAACGCCCTCGTCGGGACGCTTTGAACCCTGGCCCGAGGAGGACGTAGACAATGCTTACGGCTTGTACTCACTGCACCGCATGTTCGACATAGTGGGAGCCCAGCTCACGCACCGCGATGTGCGAGTGCTCTCGTTCCTGTTCGTGGATGTCATTGACGAGTATGAGCGCGGTGGCATCAGGAGTGGCCGGGACTTCCTGCTGGCTCTGGAGCGCCAGGGGCGATGTGATGAGACCAACTTCAGACACGTCCTGCAGCTGCTTCGCATCATCACACGGCACGACCTGCTGCCCTACGTCACACTCAGGAAGAGACAGACCG TGTGCCCAGACCCAGTGGATAAGTACCTGGAAGAGACGTCGGTGCGTTATGTGTCCcccagaagaggaggagagagcagggaggctGCACCCCACAGAAGGACAG GTCCCCAGCCAGTGATCTGCTGTTCTCCATCGGGGACCCATGTGGGCCCTTCCCGCACCAAGCCAGGCCCCCCATTACCCAGCCGTAAAAGAAAGAGGGCCTACGCCACAGGTGACTGCAGGGAAAAGCAAACCTGTG ACATCCGCCTACGAGTGCGTGCTGAGTACTGCCAGCATGAATCAGCGCTTCTGGGAAACGTTTTCTCCAACAAGCAGGAGGCTCTGGAGAGGCAGTTTGAGAGGTTCAACCAGGCAAACACTATCCTCAAGTCCCGGGACCTGGGCTCCATCATCTGCGACATCAAGTTCTCGGAGCTCACCTACCTAGATGCTTTTTGGCGGGACTACATCAACGGCTCCCTGCTGGAGGCCCTGAAGGGTGTCTTCATCACAGACTCACTCAAACAGGCAGTGGGCCATGAAGCCATCAAACTCCTGGTCAATGTGGATGAGGAGGACTATCAGGCTGGCCGCCGCAAGCTGCTCCGGAATCTGGTCACAGGAGTGGGGGCAGGGTCTGCAGCTGAAACCGCAGCCGCACTTGGAGGGAGCAGAGGGACTCCATCCTAG